From one Triticum aestivum cultivar Chinese Spring chromosome 4B, IWGSC CS RefSeq v2.1, whole genome shotgun sequence genomic stretch:
- the LOC123092735 gene encoding probable mitochondrial import inner membrane translocase subunit TIM21 encodes MAARITRLLHHHNRRLLATAAEASARRLPRAPLGGAIYKDVAKAEGSHLKNSRWYMTKSSPSSPLTMQEYRKTFPSLIRSSASYSSQASDQNPKEEKKDLSTVEDPFDAPTYNIPEKPVTFAEGASYSVVILAGLGVAALAGYSVFKELIFEPKEYKIFGKALARVQSDSQVTARIGYPITGYGNESRNRAARQRIPNRVWTDEDGVEHVEVNFYIRGPHGAGKVYSEMFKDNSDRTWKFMYLLVEFTAPLQGQVMLESYIPA; translated from the exons ATGGCCGCTCGGATCACGAGGCTGCTCCACCACCAcaaccgccgcctcctcgccaccgCGGCAGAGGCCTCCGCTCGTCGCCTGCCGCGCGCTCCACTTGGCGGCGCCATCTACAAG GATGTTGCAAAGGCTGAAGGTTCTCACCT AAAAAATTCAAGGTGGTACATGACCAAGTCAAGCCCTTCTAGTCCTCTGACAATGCAGGAGTACCGCAAAACATTTCCTTCTTTAATAAGGTCATCTGCATCTTACTCCTCACAAGCTTCAGACCAAAATCCCAAAGAG GAGAAAAAGGACTTGTCAACTGTTGAAGATCCCTTTGATGCCCCTACATATAATATACCCGAGAAGCCGGTGACTTTTGCTGAGGGGGCTTCTTACAGTGTTGTAATACTCGCGGGACTTGGAGTTGCAGCATTAGCTGGATATTCTGTTTTTAAGGAGCTTATTTTTGAACCAAAAGA GTACAAGATCTTTGGGAAAGCTCTAGCAAGAGTTCAGAGTGATAGTCAG GTTACAGCGAGAATTGGGTACCCTATTACTGGTTATGGTAATGAAAGCAGAAACCGTGCAGCTCGACAGCGTATTCCAAACAGGGTTTGGACAGATGAGGATGGTGTTGAACATGTGGAG GTCAATTTTTATATCCGAGGTCCGCATGGAGCTGGAAAGGTATATTCAGAGATGTTCAAAGATAACTCTGACAGGACATGGAAGTTCATGTACCTTCTTGTTGAGTTTACAGCACCGCTACAGGGACAAGTAATGTTAGAATCTTACATACCAGCGTAA
- the LOC123092737 gene encoding uncharacterized protein: MSYDQMLSPLLGGAGRSAWTPRLQQLGGDAVTRQILKCTRWQLEETTDFVTCPYHYYCDSSYPGDYHSAVGALVAAFAAYCFVAALAFAVLDLVRSGAAGVRGVKRKYLVPSGPFLLPLVLLALAKGQRVNAVFPLAQLGPALLLLLQASALAFRNEADGDIRYAVLEASTVSGVLHASLYLDAVVLPYYTGLEALRWSRFSGECASCLCRMEPLVVGGTAMRYRGLSKTALAIIFALCSRMVCRIYGEERLSAWTRSALEGVGWVFVAADAVYLVGWVAAEGGAVGVAAYSLVAGLVFLCVFGKVYRFLACVESRQSQWKSSLCHTVV; encoded by the coding sequence ATGTCGTATGATCAGATGCTCTCGCCGCTCCTCGGAGGCGCCGGCCGGTCGGCGTGGACGCCGCGGCTGCAGCAGCTGGGCGGCGACGCGGTGACGAGGCAGATACTCAAGTGCACGCGGTGGCAGCTGGAGGAGACCACGGACTTCGTCACCTGCCCCTACCACTACTACTGCGACAGCTCCTACCCCGGCGACTACCACTCCGCCGTCGGCGCGCTCGTCGCCGCCTTCGCCGCCTACTGCTTCgtcgccgcgctggccttcgccgTGCTCGACCTCGTTCGCAGCGGCGCGGCCGGCGTGAGGGGCGTCAAGAGGAAGTACCTGGTCCCCTCGGGCCCGTTCCTGCTCCCGCTGGTGCTGCTGGCGCTGGCCAAGGGGCAGCGCGTCAACGCCGTGTTCCCGCTCGCGCAGCTCGGCCCggcattgctgctgctgctgcaggcgTCGGCGCTGGCGTTCCGGAACGAGGCCGACGGCGACATCCGGTACGCGGTGCTGGAGGCCTCCACGGTGTCCGGCGTGCTGCACGCCAGCCTCTACCTGGACGCCGTGGTGCTGCCCTACTACACGGGGCTGGAGGCGCTCCGGTGGTCGCGCTTCTCCGGGGAGTGCGCGTCGTGCCTCTGCCGCATGGAGCCGCTGGTGGTGGGCGGCACGGCGATGCGGTACCGGGGCCTGTCCAAGACGGCGCTGGCCATCATCTTCGCGCTGTGCTCCAGGATGGTGTGCCGGATTTACGGCGAGGAGCGGCTGAGCGCGTGGACGCGGTCGGCGCTGGAGGGCGTCGGGTGGGTGTTCGTGGCGGCCGACGCGGTGTACCTCGTCGGCTGGGTGGCGGCCGAGGGCGGCGCCGTCGGGGTGGCGGCCTACAGCCTGGTGGCCGGCCTCGTCTTCCTCTGCGTCTTCGGCAAGGTGTACAGATTCTTGGCGTGCGTGGAGTCGCGGCAGTCGCAGTGGAAATCGAGCCTCTGCCACACCGTCGTCTGA